A single genomic interval of Zobellia nedashkovskayae harbors:
- a CDS encoding response regulator has protein sequence MKILTIDDQQLILLSVEKRLLELGYEVKTASSGEQGIEVFDNFQPDLVLVDINMPGMSGLQVVKHIRLEQKSETPILVMSGNTDEKIIVDGFDLGINDYMKKPVSLDEMAARIKRIIGAPDVQKEAVTNDNARMLQKNCVGVVIPCYNEEDRLSGPEFKAFAQENLGYHLCFVNDGSTDKTLEVLHELRKGNESNISVYNCEKNGGKAEAVRQGILHMIKDEQLDYLGYLDADLSTDFRDFDDLVKTIENSQFKIVSGSRISRMGANITKESARKIISMTINMIIQTILGMPFKDTQCGAKIMDREIASTMFNKKFITKWLFDVEIFMRMRKHYGKEEAKRIICEQPLKRWIHADGSKLSMKDSVKIVGQLAKIAVSYR, from the coding sequence ATGAAAATATTAACCATTGACGACCAGCAATTGATTTTGCTTTCAGTTGAAAAGAGATTATTAGAACTAGGTTATGAGGTTAAAACAGCCAGCTCTGGTGAGCAGGGCATAGAAGTATTTGATAATTTTCAGCCAGACTTAGTGCTGGTGGATATTAATATGCCAGGCATGTCAGGACTACAAGTGGTAAAACACATTCGGCTTGAACAGAAATCCGAAACACCAATATTGGTGATGTCCGGTAATACCGATGAGAAAATCATTGTAGATGGTTTTGATTTAGGTATCAATGATTATATGAAAAAACCGGTTAGCTTGGATGAAATGGCTGCACGGATAAAGCGAATTATTGGTGCACCGGATGTTCAAAAAGAAGCGGTAACAAATGATAATGCCCGAATGCTGCAAAAGAATTGCGTAGGTGTAGTAATACCATGTTATAATGAAGAAGACCGTTTGTCAGGTCCAGAATTCAAAGCCTTTGCGCAAGAGAATTTAGGATATCATTTGTGTTTCGTAAATGATGGAAGTACAGACAAAACTCTAGAGGTGCTACATGAGCTTCGCAAAGGGAACGAGTCTAATATAAGTGTATATAATTGTGAGAAGAATGGTGGTAAGGCAGAAGCGGTACGCCAAGGTATCTTACATATGATTAAAGATGAACAATTGGATTATCTAGGATATTTAGATGCCGATCTTTCAACAGATTTTAGAGACTTTGACGATTTAGTCAAAACAATTGAAAATTCTCAATTTAAGATTGTAAGTGGTTCTAGAATTAGTAGAATGGGCGCGAATATCACAAAAGAATCTGCCCGTAAAATTATAAGTATGACCATTAACATGATCATACAGACCATTTTGGGTATGCCGTTCAAGGATACGCAGTGTGGCGCCAAAATAATGGACCGTGAGATTGCTTCAACTATGTTCAATAAAAAATTCATTACCAAATGGCTTTTTGATGTTGAGATTTTCATGCGTATGAGAAAGCATTACGGTAAAGAAGAAGCAAAGCGCATAATTTGTGAGCAGCCACTTAAAAGATGGATTCATGCAGATGGCTCTAAATTATCCATGAAAGACTCGGTTAAGATTGTTGGCCAACTGGCCAAGATTGCCGTTTCTTATAGGTAG
- a CDS encoding glycosyltransferase, with product MKLAIVTAYPPSKVTLTEYGYYLVKHFRLQEEVTEIILMTDKTEEPKDLSFEGEGCKITVSECWDFNSYWNLLTVNKSISIHKPDAVLFNLQFLKFGDKKIPAALGLMLPYATKFKGIPTISLLHNILEQVDLDSAGFTKSKILQKVYGFIGTTLTKFVLASDILAVTISKYVTILEDKYKAKNIALIPHGSFETPPEPDFNLPAGPKQVMAFGKFGTYKKVEVLIEAVEVIRNRSNEDIEIVIAGTDSPNTPGYLKKMEEVYSHVPQIRFTGYVAEEDVPVIFGQSAVVVFPYTSTTGSSGVLHQAGSYGKAVALPDLGDLSVLVQEEGYRGEFFLPENKASLADAIEKILTDDAYRTELAKTNYEAACSLPMSTITQMYLDYFKAIQVQKSKGEIIDVNAIGLTHEKVKA from the coding sequence ATGAAACTAGCCATTGTAACCGCATATCCTCCTAGTAAAGTCACATTGACCGAGTACGGATATTATCTTGTAAAACATTTTAGATTGCAAGAAGAAGTCACAGAAATTATTTTGATGACAGATAAAACGGAGGAGCCAAAAGACCTTTCTTTTGAAGGAGAAGGTTGTAAAATTACGGTTTCAGAATGTTGGGATTTTAATAGCTATTGGAACTTATTGACAGTTAATAAATCTATTAGTATCCATAAACCAGATGCTGTACTTTTTAATTTGCAGTTTTTGAAATTTGGTGATAAAAAGATACCAGCAGCTTTAGGGTTGATGTTGCCTTATGCAACCAAATTTAAAGGTATTCCTACCATTTCATTATTGCACAATATATTGGAGCAAGTAGATTTGGATAGTGCCGGGTTTACTAAAAGTAAAATACTTCAAAAGGTATACGGTTTTATTGGAACCACTTTAACGAAGTTTGTTTTGGCGTCAGATATTTTGGCGGTGACCATTAGCAAGTATGTAACTATTCTAGAAGATAAATATAAAGCGAAGAACATTGCATTAATTCCGCACGGTTCTTTTGAAACACCTCCGGAACCAGATTTTAACCTTCCCGCAGGACCTAAACAGGTTATGGCTTTTGGAAAGTTTGGTACCTACAAAAAGGTTGAGGTACTTATAGAGGCTGTAGAAGTAATCCGGAATAGAAGCAATGAAGATATTGAAATTGTAATTGCAGGTACAGATAGTCCCAATACTCCTGGATATTTAAAGAAAATGGAAGAAGTTTATAGCCATGTACCTCAAATACGTTTCACTGGTTATGTAGCCGAAGAAGATGTACCCGTTATTTTTGGTCAAAGTGCTGTAGTGGTCTTTCCGTATACCTCTACTACAGGTAGTTCTGGAGTTTTACACCAAGCAGGAAGCTACGGAAAAGCAGTTGCTCTTCCAGACTTAGGGGACTTAAGTGTACTTGTTCAAGAAGAAGGCTATAGAGGCGAATTCTTTTTACCAGAGAATAAAGCGTCTTTAGCAGATGCCATAGAAAAAATACTTACTGATGATGCTTATAGAACAGAGTTGGCCAAAACTAATTACGAGGCCGCTTGTTCGCTACCAATGAGTACCATCACCCAAATGTATTTAGATTATTTCAAAGCCATTCAGGTTCAAAAATCCAAAGGCGAAATAATAGACGTAAACGCAATTGGATTAACGCACGAAAAAGTAAAAGCATAA
- a CDS encoding oligosaccharide flippase family protein, with product MTAIKLMFKKVSQEQLFMGSVLLVNGGNYLYNLLLGRLLGPAAFSEAALLVTLLLVLSFMGMTFQLATAKFAVIFSGKEWEIFKNISYRQASIVGLIIGVLILIFSKQLQSLFNTESHWMFIIFGLGIPIYFFMSVNRGAYQGKQEFGKLSITYQTEMWSRLLLTMILLFLLDIEPGTLVALGIFLSFLFGLFPSDSTSISFKESRKLSPDNAKRVSQFIWLTACYEFTQIIINNSDVLLVKHYFEPTEAGLYASLALIGRVVYFVAWMFVMLLLPVVVQKQKDGEPTAPILFKYVSYIGLLSAGIVAACYLFPELIITLMFGDSYVAMSSLLWQYALATSLFAISNIFAYYFLSLDHYVPVILSGVLGLSQIVLVVLYHDNLESVVHMQLIAMSILLVVQLVYFASKELGNKSVPES from the coding sequence ATGACCGCCATAAAGTTAATGTTTAAGAAAGTATCTCAAGAGCAGTTGTTCATGGGAAGCGTGCTCTTAGTAAATGGTGGCAACTATCTGTACAACCTTTTGTTAGGTAGATTGCTAGGTCCCGCAGCATTTTCGGAAGCTGCACTTTTAGTAACCTTGCTATTGGTTTTGTCTTTTATGGGAATGACCTTTCAACTGGCTACGGCAAAATTTGCAGTAATTTTTTCTGGTAAGGAGTGGGAGATTTTCAAGAACATAAGTTACCGTCAAGCGAGTATTGTAGGTCTTATTATAGGCGTACTCATTCTTATTTTTTCAAAACAATTGCAATCACTTTTCAATACAGAAAGTCATTGGATGTTCATCATCTTTGGTTTAGGCATACCTATTTACTTTTTTATGAGTGTAAATAGAGGTGCGTACCAGGGCAAACAAGAATTTGGTAAGTTATCTATCACCTATCAAACAGAAATGTGGAGCCGGTTGTTACTCACCATGATATTACTTTTCTTGTTAGACATAGAGCCAGGAACATTGGTGGCATTAGGTATTTTTCTATCTTTTCTTTTTGGACTTTTTCCTTCGGATAGTACATCAATATCTTTTAAAGAATCTAGAAAACTAAGTCCAGATAATGCAAAGCGGGTCTCACAATTTATATGGTTGACCGCCTGTTATGAGTTTACTCAAATCATCATAAATAATAGTGATGTTCTATTAGTAAAGCACTATTTTGAACCAACCGAAGCTGGTCTATATGCCTCTTTAGCTTTAATAGGCAGGGTAGTGTATTTTGTAGCTTGGATGTTCGTAATGCTCTTACTTCCTGTAGTAGTACAGAAACAAAAAGATGGCGAGCCAACAGCACCAATTTTGTTTAAATATGTATCCTATATAGGGTTGCTTTCTGCTGGCATTGTAGCAGCATGTTACCTATTCCCGGAATTGATTATAACTCTAATGTTCGGCGATTCGTATGTAGCCATGTCCAGTTTGTTATGGCAGTATGCATTGGCTACTTCCCTGTTCGCTATATCCAATATTTTCGCATATTACTTTTTATCGTTAGACCATTATGTACCGGTTATTCTATCCGGCGTATTAGGTCTTTCGCAAATAGTATTGGTGGTATTGTATCATGACAACTTGGAAAGTGTTGTGCATATGCAACTTATAGCCATGTCAATATTACTGGTCGTTCAGTTGGTATATTTTGCAAGCAAAGAATTGGGTAATAAGAGCGTGCCAGAAAGTTGA
- a CDS encoding cellulase family glycosylhydrolase, with the protein MKINRTLYRIFLLASFLALNGLILFGISSAWTYLNTGADRTSMLHLHEDISATYLPKVQWEIAMNEGRPMEEQTLGEIERDYLSAWQVRNAAYANNVPYGIADYYTDSMRTELFKITDLNLKNKVTLQTTTLEHHPKLEFYSTDGKLVVFTDKNVSAYEEVYLNENLITKRKLLSDYKVMLLLEDGFWRIRQLVETSLPEETLEAASQVQNLDNFHFKGINYYPQDTPWDMFGSNFDESIIEHDFKLMAEMGINSLRIFIPYESFGKEYVDQEKIQKVKLTLDIAEKTGLDIMPTLFDFYGNYSVHDWTMTNRHVEQVVKALKDHNAIIAWDVKNEPDLDFESRGKERVLSWLEQTVDRIRKIDPKHAITIGWSSPEAAINLTYKLDLVSFHYYRGAEEFESAFTILKNKVTDKPLLLQEYGYSSYDGIWNGFSGSDEKEKEYMGTIQKVVEKENLSHMIWTLYDFRNIPTSVVGRLPWRKIRQRHFGLLDSKGQKKPVYNIFFNEKP; encoded by the coding sequence ATGAAAATAAACAGAACCTTGTATCGCATTTTTCTACTGGCGTCATTTTTGGCCTTGAACGGATTAATTCTGTTTGGTATCAGTAGTGCTTGGACCTATTTAAATACGGGTGCAGACCGGACATCTATGCTTCATTTGCATGAAGATATTTCGGCTACGTACCTTCCCAAAGTGCAATGGGAAATTGCCATGAACGAAGGCCGCCCTATGGAAGAACAGACTTTAGGCGAAATTGAACGAGATTACCTCAGTGCGTGGCAAGTGCGTAATGCGGCTTACGCTAATAATGTACCCTATGGCATAGCTGACTATTATACGGATAGTATGCGTACTGAACTCTTTAAAATTACGGACCTCAATCTAAAAAATAAGGTAACGCTGCAAACTACTACGCTAGAACACCATCCTAAATTGGAATTCTATAGTACTGATGGCAAACTAGTTGTTTTTACCGATAAAAATGTTTCGGCCTATGAAGAGGTTTACCTGAACGAAAACTTAATTACCAAACGAAAACTCTTATCGGATTATAAAGTCATGTTGCTTTTAGAGGATGGTTTTTGGAGGATTAGGCAACTGGTAGAAACCTCCTTGCCCGAAGAAACTTTAGAAGCAGCCTCACAAGTTCAAAATCTTGATAATTTTCATTTTAAAGGAATCAACTATTATCCACAGGATACCCCTTGGGATATGTTCGGGAGTAATTTTGATGAATCAATAATTGAACATGACTTTAAGCTCATGGCAGAAATGGGCATCAACAGTTTACGTATTTTCATTCCTTATGAATCTTTCGGTAAGGAATACGTTGACCAAGAAAAAATACAAAAGGTAAAATTAACTCTTGATATTGCCGAAAAAACCGGACTGGACATCATGCCAACCTTGTTTGATTTTTATGGCAATTACAGCGTTCATGATTGGACGATGACCAACCGTCATGTAGAACAAGTAGTTAAAGCCTTAAAAGACCACAATGCTATTATTGCTTGGGATGTTAAAAACGAGCCAGACCTAGATTTTGAATCTCGGGGTAAAGAAAGAGTGCTTTCATGGTTAGAACAGACCGTTGATCGTATTCGTAAAATTGACCCTAAACATGCTATAACTATTGGATGGTCTAGTCCTGAAGCCGCTATTAATCTTACATATAAATTAGACCTAGTCTCTTTTCACTATTACCGCGGGGCTGAAGAGTTTGAAAGTGCTTTTACTATTCTGAAAAATAAGGTAACTGATAAACCATTGTTACTACAGGAATATGGCTATTCTTCATATGACGGAATCTGGAACGGATTTTCAGGCTCCGATGAAAAAGAAAAGGAATATATGGGAACTATCCAAAAGGTGGTGGAAAAGGAGAATCTGTCTCACATGATATGGACGCTCTATGATTTCAGAAACATTCCTACTTCCGTAGTTGGCCGCTTACCATGGCGAAAAATACGGCAGCGTCATTTTGGGCTTCTGGATTCTAAAGGTCAGAAAAAACCGGTCTATAATATCTTCTTTAATGAGAAACCATGA
- a CDS encoding tetratricopeptide repeat protein has translation MLKLNTLCLFLLLSFYGMAQSPLQPGFTLLEKGDFEQAETFFEGYLADDPKNKTALICYGRAVGLSGEPEKATGMFSSLLEEYPGDFEIQINYNESFLWDKKFQEAEPLYAQLVKEYPENFGAVLGYANTLSNLKKYEKALEWVERALIIQPGNLSAKTSRKYMRLGYANAYVNAQNYKKGETLLKEIFIDFPEDRDALLNLANLYLITKEVDDAKAIYKRLATSEKDSITSLNGIALAEHIGENDKQALIVATSAKEKADALGDATIKEQTYDRYVQALIWNRKYIKAKTEIAELETQYTNQNWLYALKAMLGLYTGSPKKSVVNYDAILKNDSASFDGNLGKANALFAADRIVPAYNAAFGTLKVFKDQKDAISFIDKLNVSFTPTLDEHLAYTFDNGNNVAFSTNTTATVPLSTKFSTNLAYYYRTTENTITDNKASSHVLSAGFDYKFLPKTTFKAVVGLNKSSFGAESYTQPVIDTKLLLQPFKLQNLELGYKREIQSFNADLIEREIIMNNFGFNYNLGTNFNLGWYTQAIHTTQSDNNTRNLLFTSLYYNLMRKPALKVGLNYQYLSFAEQVPTIYFSPEKYQAVEIFADLRGDFSKNTQYMMSAATGLQQVEDDPNTVIFRAETGITHKFSKRFSGNLYGKYSNIASATAAGFEYTEIGLKLKWLITKKPLFYKKIAK, from the coding sequence ATGTTAAAACTAAATACACTCTGTTTATTCCTGCTCCTATCTTTCTATGGGATGGCCCAAAGTCCGCTTCAACCCGGTTTTACCTTGTTAGAAAAAGGTGATTTTGAACAAGCAGAAACTTTTTTTGAGGGTTATCTTGCAGACGATCCAAAAAACAAAACTGCCTTAATTTGCTACGGACGTGCTGTTGGATTGAGCGGCGAACCTGAAAAAGCTACAGGAATGTTCTCTTCACTTTTAGAAGAATACCCTGGTGATTTTGAAATACAGATAAATTACAACGAATCTTTTCTTTGGGACAAGAAATTTCAAGAAGCAGAGCCTTTATATGCTCAACTAGTAAAAGAGTATCCAGAAAATTTTGGTGCAGTTTTGGGTTACGCAAACACACTAAGTAATCTAAAGAAATATGAAAAGGCATTAGAATGGGTAGAAAGGGCTTTGATCATACAACCCGGTAATCTAAGTGCTAAGACTTCAAGAAAATATATGCGATTAGGTTATGCAAATGCCTATGTGAACGCACAGAATTATAAAAAAGGAGAAACTTTATTAAAAGAAATATTTATAGATTTTCCAGAAGATAGAGATGCTTTATTAAATCTTGCCAACCTTTATTTAATTACAAAGGAAGTAGATGACGCAAAAGCAATCTACAAAAGGTTGGCTACCTCTGAAAAAGACTCCATAACATCTCTCAATGGTATTGCTCTTGCCGAACATATTGGAGAGAATGATAAACAAGCATTAATTGTTGCTACCTCTGCAAAAGAAAAGGCAGATGCATTGGGTGACGCAACAATAAAAGAACAAACGTATGACCGTTATGTTCAAGCCTTAATATGGAACAGAAAGTATATTAAAGCTAAAACTGAAATAGCAGAATTAGAAACCCAATACACCAACCAAAATTGGCTGTATGCACTAAAAGCTATGCTTGGTCTTTATACCGGTTCGCCGAAAAAGAGTGTTGTTAATTATGATGCTATTCTAAAAAATGACAGCGCTTCTTTTGATGGAAATTTAGGAAAGGCCAACGCACTTTTTGCCGCTGACCGAATCGTTCCTGCTTACAATGCCGCCTTTGGAACCCTTAAAGTCTTTAAAGACCAGAAAGATGCCATTAGTTTTATTGATAAGTTAAACGTATCCTTTACGCCAACCCTAGACGAACACCTAGCCTATACTTTTGATAATGGTAATAATGTTGCTTTTTCGACCAATACAACTGCAACCGTGCCATTATCTACAAAGTTTAGCACCAACCTAGCCTATTATTACAGAACTACCGAAAATACCATTACGGATAATAAAGCGAGTTCTCATGTACTTTCTGCTGGGTTTGATTACAAATTCCTTCCTAAAACCACATTTAAAGCGGTGGTAGGCTTGAACAAATCTAGTTTTGGTGCAGAGTCCTATACCCAGCCAGTAATAGACACAAAGTTATTACTACAACCATTTAAACTACAGAACCTTGAACTTGGTTATAAGCGAGAAATTCAAAGTTTTAATGCCGACTTAATTGAACGCGAAATTATCATGAACAATTTTGGCTTCAATTATAACTTGGGGACCAATTTCAATTTAGGGTGGTATACACAAGCTATACATACTACCCAGAGTGATAATAACACCCGAAACCTTTTGTTTACCTCATTATACTATAATTTAATGCGTAAACCTGCTTTAAAAGTAGGTCTTAACTACCAGTACCTTTCTTTTGCCGAGCAAGTACCTACCATTTATTTTAGTCCAGAGAAATACCAGGCAGTAGAAATATTTGCAGACTTAAGAGGTGATTTTTCCAAAAACACGCAGTATATGATGAGTGCTGCAACAGGTTTACAACAAGTAGAAGACGACCCAAATACAGTAATATTTAGGGCAGAGACCGGAATAACGCATAAATTCTCAAAACGTTTTAGTGGTAACCTATATGGAAAGTATAGTAACATTGCCTCTGCAACGGCAGCTGGTTTTGAGTATACAGAGATAGGATTAAAGTTAAAATGGTTGATTACAAAGAAACCATTGTTCTACAAAAAAATTGCTAAATAA
- a CDS encoding LytR/AlgR family response regulator transcription factor: MTCIIVDDEATARAIVGKHCSGVADLDVVGEFDNAIDAIKFLNQQDVDVVFLDIHMPGFSGVDFVQTLKNCPKVVLTTSDTEFAIAAYEYESIVDYMVKPITADRFQKSIQKVKSALKKQPAAVPNVSTNPGTGAQAEQDLYINIDKRLIKLHFHEILVVKAQGDYIDITTENKEYRVHTTLKKIKDKLPEKIFLQIHRSYIINFSKIIDIEDNSVLIKKMVIPISRSNRPELMRRLNLV, encoded by the coding sequence ATGACCTGTATTATCGTAGATGATGAAGCAACAGCACGTGCCATAGTAGGAAAACATTGCTCTGGGGTGGCAGATTTAGATGTTGTAGGAGAGTTTGATAATGCCATAGACGCTATTAAATTTTTAAACCAACAAGATGTAGATGTTGTGTTTTTGGACATTCATATGCCAGGTTTTAGTGGAGTGGATTTTGTCCAAACCTTAAAGAATTGTCCTAAAGTTGTCTTGACTACTTCAGATACCGAATTTGCAATTGCAGCGTATGAGTATGAGTCCATTGTAGACTATATGGTAAAACCCATAACCGCAGATCGTTTTCAAAAGTCCATACAAAAAGTTAAAAGTGCACTTAAAAAACAGCCTGCCGCTGTTCCGAATGTTAGCACTAATCCTGGGACCGGTGCGCAAGCTGAGCAGGACCTGTATATCAATATTGATAAGAGATTGATAAAGCTACACTTTCATGAAATATTAGTGGTGAAGGCGCAAGGAGATTATATTGATATTACAACAGAAAATAAAGAATATCGTGTACATACAACGCTCAAAAAAATAAAGGATAAATTACCTGAAAAAATATTTCTTCAAATACACAGGTCATACATCATTAACTTCTCTAAGATTATTGATATTGAAGATAATAGCGTTCTTATTAAGAAAATGGTTATACCCATTAGTCGATCAAATCGACCAGAACTCATGAGACGATTAAACTTGGTTTAA
- a CDS encoding Hpt domain-containing protein — MEQPNLKYIKELSGDDIEFEQKFISILKDEFPMERATYKEHIDSKETNEAADVVHKLKHKFNILSMEDAYRFAVQFEEQLRAGKTDMDSDFRVILNQIDDFLKTI; from the coding sequence ATGGAACAACCAAACCTTAAGTACATTAAAGAATTATCTGGAGACGACATTGAGTTTGAACAGAAATTTATTTCTATATTGAAGGACGAATTCCCAATGGAAAGAGCTACCTACAAAGAACATATAGATAGCAAGGAAACAAACGAAGCCGCAGATGTTGTACATAAATTAAAACATAAATTCAACATCTTAAGTATGGAAGATGCTTACCGCTTTGCTGTTCAATTTGAAGAGCAATTACGAGCGGGAAAGACAGATATGGATTCAGATTTTAGAGTTATATTAAACCAAATAGACGATTTTCTTAAAACCATTTAA
- a CDS encoding sensor histidine kinase, with the protein MHSLLKRQLKKTLPDHLSGDPEMQKFLAAVEMSYQNHDEKLSMVQRATTISSEELFTANRELTKEADRQKKILVSLELAMNSLSSNLGTEKKYDGDASKVFDVEKLAKHISHLAAEVTGITAEKNLLLEDLEAQNESLSNYIQLVSHDLKSPIRNVNALLSWVLEDDQNSLTEENRENLDLASSNLAKMDNLINGILEHATIGTSMESKMNVDINILLKEIGSYVPLPDNVSLNYGSNFPRIHIEKHLIEQVFTYLITNAIEATSHLEKGIIDLNFQEDKEYWKFSVIDNGKGIPIKHQSSIFEMFKKLENNDSAAGVGLALAKKIVKLYDGSIELVSEENMGANFTFTLKK; encoded by the coding sequence ATGCATTCTCTATTAAAACGACAACTTAAAAAAACGTTACCTGATCATCTTAGCGGAGACCCTGAGATGCAGAAGTTTTTGGCTGCCGTAGAAATGTCTTATCAGAATCATGATGAGAAGCTGAGTATGGTACAAAGGGCTACAACCATTAGCTCAGAAGAATTGTTTACAGCAAATAGAGAGTTGACCAAAGAGGCGGATAGGCAAAAGAAAATTTTGGTATCCTTGGAGTTGGCCATGAATAGCTTAAGTTCAAACTTAGGTACGGAAAAAAAATATGATGGGGATGCTTCAAAAGTATTCGATGTAGAAAAATTAGCAAAACATATTAGCCACTTGGCTGCAGAAGTAACAGGAATTACCGCAGAGAAAAACCTTCTTTTAGAGGATTTAGAAGCACAAAATGAGTCTCTTAGTAATTACATACAATTGGTGTCCCATGATTTAAAATCCCCAATTCGTAATGTAAATGCGTTGCTAAGCTGGGTTCTTGAAGATGACCAAAATAGCTTAACGGAAGAAAATAGGGAAAACTTGGATTTAGCTTCGAGCAATCTGGCTAAAATGGATAATTTAATTAATGGAATACTAGAACATGCCACTATAGGTACTAGTATGGAATCTAAAATGAATGTTGATATCAATATTCTTTTAAAGGAAATAGGAAGTTACGTGCCTTTACCGGATAATGTTAGTTTAAATTATGGTTCTAATTTTCCAAGAATACATATCGAAAAACACTTGATAGAGCAAGTTTTTACCTATTTAATAACCAACGCAATTGAGGCTACCAGCCATTTAGAAAAAGGAATAATTGATTTAAATTTTCAAGAAGATAAAGAATATTGGAAGTTTTCTGTAATTGACAATGGAAAAGGAATACCCATTAAGCATCAATCTTCAATATTCGAAATGTTTAAAAAACTCGAGAATAATGATAGCGCCGCAGGAGTTGGTTTGGCATTGGCTAAAAAAATCGTCAAATTGTATGATGGTTCTATAGAATTGGTGTCAGAAGAAAATATGGGTGCAAATTTCACGTTTACCTTAAAAAAATAG
- a CDS encoding FIST signal transduction protein produces MKITQAIKEGKQPFKILSGENHNLKEPLVLVFGNRYLLEDDTLFNEVKELFPSGHIVMGSTAGEIIDDTVLQGGVSLTAIEFEKCHFSVKRKNVSEIDNELLLGQSLLNEFSKEGLKHIFLVSEGSSINGSALIEGFEGVRINNIGLSGGLCGDDDRFERTLASYNESAKEGEVIAIGFYGESLEITSANYGGWTPFGPQRIITKSKNNILYELDGQPALDLYKKYLGEKAKELPTSALLYPLSVRVNENDEPLVRTILTIDDASNTMTLAGDVPEGARVQLMMSTVDDIVDGASIAAQYAMNGRTNKPELAILISCVGRKLVMDQRTEEEVEEVISVIGTGAAVTGFYSYGEMAPFAGKDACRLHNQTMTLTLFSE; encoded by the coding sequence ATGAAAATAACGCAGGCCATAAAAGAAGGAAAACAGCCATTTAAAATATTATCTGGTGAGAACCATAATTTAAAAGAACCTCTAGTCCTGGTTTTTGGTAATAGGTATCTTCTAGAAGATGATACCCTTTTTAATGAAGTAAAGGAACTTTTTCCTAGCGGACATATTGTTATGGGCAGCACAGCTGGCGAAATTATAGATGATACCGTACTGCAAGGTGGCGTGTCATTGACAGCTATAGAATTTGAGAAATGTCACTTCTCGGTAAAGAGAAAGAATGTCTCGGAAATAGATAATGAACTTTTGTTGGGACAATCTCTTCTTAATGAGTTTTCTAAGGAAGGATTAAAGCATATTTTTTTGGTATCGGAAGGTAGTTCCATAAACGGTAGTGCATTAATCGAAGGCTTTGAAGGTGTTAGAATAAATAATATTGGACTTTCAGGTGGTTTGTGTGGAGATGATGATCGTTTTGAAAGAACGCTTGCCTCTTACAATGAAAGCGCCAAAGAAGGAGAGGTAATTGCTATTGGATTTTATGGAGAATCTTTAGAAATAACAAGCGCCAACTATGGTGGTTGGACGCCTTTTGGGCCTCAACGAATCATTACAAAATCTAAAAATAACATACTGTATGAGCTAGACGGACAACCCGCCTTGGATCTCTATAAAAAATATTTAGGGGAGAAAGCAAAGGAGTTGCCAACATCTGCTTTGCTATATCCATTAAGTGTAAGAGTTAATGAAAATGATGAACCTTTGGTTCGTACAATACTCACTATTGATGACGCATCCAACACAATGACTTTGGCCGGAGATGTTCCAGAAGGTGCTCGTGTGCAGTTAATGATGTCTACGGTAGATGATATAGTTGACGGGGCCAGTATAGCGGCACAGTACGCTATGAACGGTAGGACAAATAAACCCGAGCTGGCTATTTTAATCAGTTGTGTGGGTAGAAAGTTGGTCATGGACCAGCGAACTGAAGAAGAAGTAGAGGAGGTAATATCTGTTATAGGAACTGGCGCAGCAGTCACTGGGTTCTATTCTTATGGAGAAATGGCTCCATTTGCCGGTAAGGATGCCTGTAGGTTGCACAACCAAACAATGACCTTAACTTTATTTAGCGAATAA